One window of the Anaerolineae bacterium genome contains the following:
- a CDS encoding Franean1_4349 family RiPP, which translates to MTAKTLSTLIGTAVIDENFRQTLLSDPWSALNGFDLTREEKEAIASIEANSIEQFALQLARWIAQTGDRVYG; encoded by the coding sequence ATGACGGCAAAGACGTTGTCCACCCTGATCGGGACGGCGGTCATCGACGAGAACTTCCGACAAACACTCTTAAGCGATCCCTGGTCGGCCTTGAACGGGTTTGATCTCACCCGCGAGGAAAAAGAGGCCATTGCCAGCATCGAGGCCAACAGCATTGAGCAGTTCGCCCTTCAGTTAGCGAGGTGGATTGCGCAAACCGGGGATCGCGTGTATGGATGA